In Tenacibaculum pacificus, a single window of DNA contains:
- the groL gene encoding chaperonin GroEL (60 kDa chaperone family; promotes refolding of misfolded polypeptides especially under stressful conditions; forms two stacked rings of heptamers to form a barrel-shaped 14mer; ends can be capped by GroES; misfolded proteins enter the barrel where they are refolded when GroES binds) codes for MAKDIKFDVDARNGLKRGVDALANAVKVTLGPKGRNVIISKAFGAPHVTKDGVTVAKEIELEDPLENMGAQMVKEVASKTNDLAGDGTTTATVLAQAIVQEGLKNVAAGANPMDLKRGIDKAVIAITEDLAKQAKEVGDSSEKIQQVASISANNDKVIGDLIATAFTKVGKEGVITVEEAKGMETYVDVVEGMQFDRGYLSPYFVTDADKMIATLDNPYILLFDKKISNLQEILPILEPVSQAGRPLLIIAEDVDGQALATLVVNKLRGGLKIAAVKAPGFGDRRKAMLEDIAILTGGTVISEERGFSLENATLDLLGTAETVTIDKDNTTVVNGAGDDTQIKARVNQVKAQIETTTSDYDKEKLQERLAKLAGGVAVLYVGAASEVEMKEKKDRVDDALHATRAAVEEGIVAGGGVALVRAKKVLKAITTENLDETTGIQIVYKAIEAPLRTIVENAGGEGSVVINKVLEGKKGFGYDAKSEAYVDMLEAGIIDPKKVTRVALENAASVAGMILTTECALIDIKEEAAAMPPMGGGMPGMM; via the coding sequence ATGGCAAAAGATATAAAATTTGATGTAGACGCTCGTAACGGTTTAAAACGTGGAGTTGATGCATTAGCAAATGCAGTAAAAGTAACTTTAGGTCCTAAAGGACGTAACGTAATTATTTCGAAAGCTTTCGGTGCTCCTCACGTTACAAAAGATGGTGTTACTGTTGCTAAAGAAATTGAATTAGAAGATCCTTTAGAAAATATGGGAGCTCAAATGGTTAAAGAAGTAGCATCTAAAACTAACGATTTAGCTGGTGATGGAACTACAACTGCAACTGTATTAGCTCAAGCTATTGTACAAGAAGGTTTAAAAAATGTTGCTGCGGGTGCAAATCCTATGGATTTAAAACGTGGTATTGATAAAGCCGTTATTGCAATTACTGAAGATTTAGCTAAACAAGCTAAAGAAGTTGGTGATTCATCAGAAAAAATACAACAAGTAGCTTCTATCTCTGCTAATAATGATAAAGTTATTGGAGATTTAATTGCAACTGCTTTTACTAAAGTTGGTAAAGAAGGTGTAATTACTGTTGAAGAAGCTAAAGGAATGGAAACTTATGTTGACGTTGTGGAAGGTATGCAATTCGATAGAGGTTATTTATCGCCTTACTTTGTTACCGATGCTGATAAAATGATTGCTACTTTAGATAATCCTTATATCTTATTATTTGATAAAAAGATTTCTAACTTACAAGAAATTCTTCCAATATTAGAGCCTGTTTCTCAAGCTGGAAGACCTTTATTAATTATTGCTGAAGATGTTGACGGACAAGCATTAGCTACTTTAGTAGTTAATAAATTACGTGGTGGTTTAAAAATTGCTGCTGTAAAAGCTCCTGGTTTTGGTGATCGTAGAAAAGCAATGTTAGAAGATATTGCTATCTTAACTGGTGGAACTGTTATTTCTGAAGAAAGAGGTTTCTCTTTAGAAAATGCTACTTTAGATTTATTAGGTACTGCTGAAACAGTTACTATTGATAAAGATAATACTACTGTTGTTAATGGTGCTGGTGATGATACACAAATTAAAGCACGTGTAAATCAAGTTAAAGCTCAAATTGAAACTACTACTTCTGATTACGATAAAGAAAAATTACAAGAACGTTTAGCTAAGTTAGCTGGTGGTGTTGCAGTTTTATATGTTGGTGCTGCTTCTGAAGTAGAAATGAAAGAAAAGAAAGATCGTGTTGATGATGCTTTACATGCAACTCGTGCTGCTGTAGAAGAAGGTATTGTTGCTGGTGGTGGTGTTGCTTTAGTTCGTGCTAAAAAAGTTTTAAAAGCTATTACAACTGAAAACTTAGACGAAACTACAGGTATACAAATTGTTTACAAAGCAATTGAAGCGCCTTTAAGAACTATTGTTGAAAATGCAGGTGGTGAAGGATCAGTTGTTATTAACAAAGTTTTAGAAGGTAAAAAAGGATTTGGTTATGATGCTAAATCTGAAGCTTATGTTGATATGCTTGAAGCTGGTATTATTGACCCTAAAAAAGTAACTCGTGTTGCTTTAGAAAATGCAGCATCTGTTGCAGGGATGATTTTAACTACCGAATGTGCTTTAATTGATATTAAAGAAGAAGCTGCTGCTATGCCTCCAATGGGTGGTGGTATGCCAGGAATGATGTAA
- a CDS encoding formimidoylglutamase: MDFNFLTPINDTVVAHLISQSMKSLGQNIAIHTTGNGLPDLSEVNIAIIGIKDGRGAPDNEGCGENLQYIREKLYQLFPGNWQTKIADLGNIKQGDTIKDTYFAVSSSVEYLLKKKIIPILIGGSQDLTYANYRGYDSLDQTINLVSVDSKFDLGAMNENLRSSSFLSKIIMEQPNNLFNYSNIGYQTYFNSQEEIELLDRLYFDAFRLGEVKDITLVEPIMRDADIVSIDISAVRQSEAPGNKNASPNGFYGEEICAISRYAGISDKVTSFGIYEYNSILDSNYQTANLIAQMIWCFIEGVNARAKDYPFVTKENYHKFTVLLTDDDPINFYKSDKSGRWWMEINMISNTKYKRHCVSTL, translated from the coding sequence ATGGATTTCAATTTTTTAACACCTATAAATGACACTGTAGTTGCGCATCTAATATCGCAGTCTATGAAGTCTTTAGGTCAAAATATTGCTATTCATACTACTGGAAATGGTTTACCTGATTTATCAGAAGTAAATATTGCTATTATAGGAATAAAAGACGGTAGAGGAGCTCCTGATAACGAAGGTTGTGGAGAGAACTTACAATATATTCGTGAAAAACTATATCAATTATTTCCTGGAAACTGGCAAACTAAAATAGCCGATTTAGGAAATATAAAGCAAGGAGATACAATTAAAGACACTTATTTTGCAGTAAGCTCTTCTGTTGAGTATTTGCTAAAGAAAAAAATAATACCTATATTAATAGGCGGTAGTCAAGATTTGACCTACGCAAATTATAGAGGTTATGATTCTTTAGATCAAACAATTAATTTAGTATCAGTAGATAGTAAGTTTGATTTAGGTGCTATGAATGAGAATTTACGATCTAGCTCATTTTTAAGTAAAATCATTATGGAACAGCCTAATAATTTATTTAATTATAGTAATATAGGATACCAAACTTATTTTAATTCACAAGAAGAAATAGAGTTATTAGATAGACTTTATTTTGATGCATTTAGGCTAGGTGAAGTTAAGGATATCACTTTAGTAGAGCCTATTATGAGAGATGCTGATATTGTTAGTATTGATATTAGTGCCGTACGTCAAAGTGAGGCACCAGGAAACAAAAATGCATCTCCAAATGGTTTTTATGGCGAAGAAATTTGTGCAATTTCAAGATATGCGGGAATTAGTGATAAGGTAACTTCTTTTGGTATTTATGAATATAATAGTATATTGGACTCAAATTATCAAACAGCAAATTTAATAGCCCAAATGATTTGGTGTTTTATTGAAGGTGTTAATGCCAGGGCTAAGGACTATCCCTTTGTAACAAAGGAAAATTATCATAAATTTACGGTATTATTAACAGATGATGATCCTATAAATTTTTATAAAAGTGATAAAAGTGGACGTTGGTGGATGGAAATAAATATGATTTCAAATACTAAATACAAAAGACATTGCGTTAGTACCTTGTAA
- a CDS encoding sigma 54-interacting transcriptional regulator, with product MENLQAIKQRFGIIGNDTQLNRAIEKSIRVAPTDISVLVIGESGVGKESIPKIIHQLSHRKHAKYIAVNCGAIPEGTIDSELFGHEKGAFTGATATRKGYFEVADGGTIFLDEVGELPLTTQVRLLRVLENGEFIKVGSSQVQKTNVRIVAATNVNIQQAISKEKFREDLYYRLSTIEIELPPLREREQDIHLLFRKFASDFAQKYRMPTIRLEDDAVKTLLNYRFPGNIRQLRNLAEQISVVEESRLISSEKLLQYLPKNKGNFPAVIGTKSNNSDFANERDIMYKILFDMRNDINDLKKLTLDLMQSNDTEQVKEENHGLIERIYQEKKQPENENIEVVQIGQATPTPSTTAQNNYEYAETIEEDENLSLQEKEIEMIRKSLEKNSNKRKLAAKELGISERTLYRKIKQYDL from the coding sequence ATGGAAAACTTACAAGCTATAAAACAACGTTTTGGAATTATTGGTAATGATACTCAACTAAATCGTGCTATTGAAAAATCCATTCGAGTTGCTCCTACTGATATATCTGTATTGGTTATAGGAGAAAGTGGTGTTGGTAAAGAAAGTATTCCTAAAATAATACATCAATTATCGCACAGAAAACACGCCAAATATATCGCCGTAAACTGTGGAGCTATTCCTGAAGGAACTATTGATAGTGAATTATTTGGTCATGAAAAAGGAGCTTTTACAGGTGCAACAGCTACACGTAAAGGATATTTTGAAGTTGCCGATGGTGGAACTATTTTTTTAGATGAAGTTGGTGAATTACCACTAACAACTCAAGTACGTTTATTACGTGTTTTAGAAAATGGAGAGTTCATTAAAGTAGGATCATCGCAAGTACAAAAAACAAATGTTCGTATTGTTGCCGCTACTAACGTAAATATACAACAGGCAATATCCAAAGAAAAATTTAGAGAAGATTTATATTACAGACTAAGTACAATCGAAATTGAATTACCGCCTTTGCGAGAACGAGAGCAAGATATTCACTTATTATTTAGAAAATTTGCTTCTGATTTTGCTCAAAAATACCGAATGCCAACCATTCGCTTAGAAGATGATGCCGTAAAAACATTATTAAATTATCGTTTTCCAGGTAATATTCGTCAATTAAGAAACTTAGCAGAACAGATTTCTGTAGTAGAAGAAAGCCGTTTAATTTCTTCGGAAAAACTATTACAATATCTTCCAAAAAATAAAGGAAATTTTCCCGCAGTTATTGGAACGAAATCTAACAATTCTGATTTTGCTAACGAACGAGATATCATGTACAAAATTTTGTTTGATATGCGTAACGATATCAATGATTTGAAAAAATTGACATTAGACTTAATGCAAAGCAATGATACAGAGCAAGTAAAAGAAGAAAATCACGGTTTAATAGAACGTATTTATCAAGAGAAAAAACAACCAGAAAATGAAAATATAGAGGTTGTTCAAATTGGACAAGCAACGCCTACTCCTTCAACAACAGCTCAAAATAATTATGAATATGCTGAAACAATTGAAGAAGATGAAAACTTATCATTACAAGAAAAAGAAATTGAAATGATTAGAAAATCCTTAGAAAAAAACAGCAACAAACGAAAGTTAGCCGCTAAAGAATTAGGGATTTCTGAACGAACTTTATATCGAAAAATAAAACAATACGATTTATAA
- the miaB gene encoding tRNA (N6-isopentenyl adenosine(37)-C2)-methylthiotransferase MiaB yields MEHTDKVIDEKIQGQALVTKHKEENSKKLFIESYGCQMNMNDSEIVASILAEQGFNTTQVLEEADLVLVNTCSIREKAETTIRKRLQKYNAVKKVNPTVKVGVLGCMAERLKEKFLEEEKIVDLVVGPDAYRDLPNLLEEIDAGRDAINVILSKEETYGDVAPVRLNSNGVSAFVSITRGCDNMCTFCVVPFTRGRERSRDPKSVLEEIRSMHDQNFKEITLLGQNVDSYLWYGGGLKKDFNKATEMAQATAVDFAQLLDMAATEFPKMRFRFATSNPQDMSLDVIHTMAKHKNICKYLHLPVQSGSNNMLKAMNRQHTREEYKELVDNIFRIIPEMSLSQDMIVGFCGETEQDHQDTLDLMRYVKYDFGFMFAYSERPGTLAANKMPDDVPFDVKKRRLQEIIDLQQEHALYRTQQHLGKTEEFLIEGTSKKNPNEWKARNTQNTVAVFPKENYKLGEFVMIKVEDCTSATLKGTVIGYSDNN; encoded by the coding sequence ATGGAGCACACAGACAAGGTTATCGATGAAAAAATACAAGGACAAGCACTTGTAACAAAACATAAAGAGGAAAACTCAAAAAAATTATTTATAGAAAGTTACGGTTGTCAAATGAACATGAACGACAGCGAAATTGTAGCTTCTATTTTGGCTGAACAAGGTTTTAATACCACTCAAGTTTTAGAAGAAGCAGATTTAGTTTTAGTAAATACTTGTTCTATTAGAGAAAAAGCAGAAACAACTATTCGTAAACGTTTACAAAAATACAATGCTGTTAAAAAAGTAAATCCGACCGTGAAAGTGGGTGTTTTAGGATGTATGGCAGAACGTCTAAAAGAAAAATTTTTAGAAGAAGAAAAAATAGTTGATTTAGTTGTTGGACCAGATGCTTACAGAGATTTACCTAATTTATTAGAAGAAATTGATGCAGGTAGAGACGCTATAAACGTAATTCTTTCTAAAGAAGAAACTTATGGTGATGTTGCACCTGTTCGTTTAAACTCTAACGGAGTTTCGGCATTTGTATCTATTACTCGTGGTTGCGACAATATGTGTACTTTTTGCGTAGTTCCGTTTACTCGTGGACGTGAAAGAAGTAGAGACCCGAAGAGTGTTTTAGAAGAAATTAGATCAATGCATGATCAGAATTTTAAAGAAATCACTTTGTTAGGTCAAAACGTAGATAGTTATTTATGGTATGGTGGAGGATTGAAAAAAGATTTCAATAAAGCAACCGAAATGGCGCAAGCTACTGCTGTTGATTTTGCTCAATTATTAGACATGGCAGCCACTGAATTTCCTAAAATGAGATTCCGTTTTGCAACTTCTAATCCTCAAGATATGAGTTTAGATGTAATTCATACCATGGCAAAACATAAAAACATTTGTAAATACCTTCACTTGCCAGTACAAAGTGGAAGTAACAATATGTTAAAAGCAATGAACCGTCAACACACGCGTGAAGAATACAAAGAACTTGTTGATAATATTTTCAGAATAATTCCTGAAATGTCTTTATCTCAAGATATGATTGTTGGTTTTTGTGGAGAAACAGAACAAGATCATCAAGATACTTTAGATTTAATGCGATATGTAAAATATGACTTCGGTTTTATGTTTGCATATTCTGAAAGACCAGGAACTTTGGCTGCTAATAAAATGCCTGATGATGTTCCTTTTGATGTAAAGAAAAGACGTTTACAAGAAATTATCGATTTACAACAAGAACACGCTTTATACAGAACACAACAACATTTAGGAAAAACCGAAGAGTTTTTAATTGAAGGAACTTCTAAGAAAAACCCGAATGAATGGAAAGCTAGAAATACACAAAATACCGTAGCTGTTTTTCCTAAAGAAAATTACAAATTAGGTGAATTTGTAATGATAAAAGTAGAAGATTGTACTTCTGCAACCTTAAAAGGAACTGTTATTGGATATTCTGATAATAATTAA
- a CDS encoding LptE family protein, whose product MKNRINIFLFSIITLFILIGCGAYSFTGGNTGKAKTIQIDFFRNQAPLIEPTLSQKFTQDLQDLFTRQTNLTLVNAGGDLHFSGEIVDYRINPMSATANQTAAQNRLTITVNVIFENKLEEKDDFEKRFSFYYDYGATQQLTGTVLDTALSEILERITQDIFNASVAKW is encoded by the coding sequence ATGAAAAACCGTATAAACATTTTTTTATTTTCTATCATTACACTATTTATACTGATAGGTTGCGGCGCATATTCATTTACAGGAGGAAATACTGGAAAAGCAAAAACAATTCAAATTGATTTTTTCAGAAATCAAGCGCCGTTAATTGAACCTACTTTAAGTCAAAAATTTACGCAAGATTTACAAGATTTATTTACGCGTCAAACAAATTTAACACTCGTAAATGCAGGTGGTGATTTACATTTTTCTGGTGAAATAGTAGATTATAGAATTAATCCGATGAGTGCTACGGCAAATCAAACAGCGGCACAAAATAGATTGACAATTACTGTAAATGTTATTTTTGAAAACAAACTAGAAGAAAAAGATGATTTTGAAAAACGTTTTTCTTTTTACTATGATTACGGAGCAACCCAACAATTAACAGGTACTGTGTTAGATACTGCTTTATCAGAAATATTAGAAAGAATAACACAAGATATTTTTAATGCTTCTGTTGCTAAATGGTAA
- the secG gene encoding preprotein translocase subunit SecG: MTTYTLLLVLILIVAIALILIVMVQNPKGGGLSSSLGGGGAQNIGGVQNTNTFLDKSTWTLAIAMFALILMANFAIPRGASVDAPQLDNALEDVEATAPATPATNTTKDSVK, from the coding sequence ATGACAACATATACTTTACTTTTAGTATTAATATTGATTGTTGCAATAGCATTAATCTTAATTGTAATGGTGCAAAATCCTAAAGGTGGAGGATTATCTTCTTCTCTTGGTGGTGGTGGTGCTCAAAACATTGGGGGTGTACAAAACACAAATACTTTTTTAGATAAAAGTACTTGGACTTTAGCAATTGCTATGTTTGCTTTAATTTTAATGGCAAATTTTGCAATTCCTAGAGGTGCTTCAGTAGATGCTCCTCAATTAGATAATGCATTAGAAGATGTAGAAGCTACAGCTCCTGCTACACCAGCAACTAATACTACGAAAGATAGCGTAAAGTAA
- the topA gene encoding type I DNA topoisomerase: MAKNLVIVESPAKAKTIEKFLGKDFQVESSYGHIADLPSKELGIDVDGDFSPKYIISDDKKPVVKKLKALAKKAETVWLASDEDREGEAIAWHLKEQLNLNDDNTKRIVFHEITKNAILKAVENPRDIDYNMVNAQQARRVLDRLVGYELSPVLWRKVKGGLSAGRVQSVAVRLIVERERSILDFKSETHYKVIAQFANTNGKTFKATIPKNFPTKKTAENFLKSCANADFSIADLTKKPAKKSPAAPFTTSTLQQEASRKLGFPVGKTMQVAQRLYEAGLITYMRTDSVNLSDDARNAAEEEISNYYGKEYSKQRVFKSKAKGAQEAHEAIRPTNMKMHTIDTEYDQNRLYDLIWKRTLASQMSDAQLERTNVKIANSENTKIFTANGEMIKFDGFLKVYLEGTDNEEEEQAGMLPNLTTGENLAYNFINATQRFTSPPYRFTEASLVKQLEELGIGRPSTYAPTISTVQRRGYVEKGENEGLERNYEQMILSNGVVESDLLTEKTGSNKNKLVPTDIGNIVNDFLVANFSNILDFGFTARVENSFDDISEGDEDWIEMIKGFYIDFHKTVEDVKENAERESGERILGKHPESGKTVLVRLGKFGPIAQIGAPEDEEKQFASLNKNQNLGTITMEEALELFLLPKTLGTYEDEEVIVSNGRFGPYIKFGAMFVSLDKGENPMEVDLPRAEELIVAKQKADAPIYHYEELPVQKGVGRFGPFLKWNSIFINVSKKYDFDNLSDADIVELIEVKKQKEIDKVLQNWEDVEIRVEKARWGRFNVIKGKIKVEMPKTTDVEKMTKEEAIKIIEAKTPKKKVVKKKVVKKK; the protein is encoded by the coding sequence ATGGCAAAGAATTTAGTTATAGTTGAGTCACCAGCAAAGGCAAAAACGATTGAAAAATTCCTAGGAAAAGATTTTCAAGTAGAATCTAGTTATGGTCATATTGCAGATTTGCCATCGAAGGAATTAGGAATTGATGTTGATGGAGATTTTAGTCCAAAATATATAATTTCTGATGATAAAAAACCAGTTGTTAAGAAATTAAAAGCGTTGGCTAAAAAAGCAGAAACTGTTTGGTTAGCAAGTGATGAGGATAGAGAAGGAGAAGCAATTGCTTGGCATTTAAAAGAGCAATTAAATTTGAATGATGATAATACAAAACGTATTGTTTTTCATGAAATTACTAAAAATGCTATTTTAAAAGCTGTTGAAAATCCAAGAGATATTGACTATAATATGGTTAATGCACAACAGGCTCGTAGAGTTTTAGATAGGCTTGTTGGTTATGAATTATCACCAGTTTTATGGCGTAAAGTAAAAGGAGGTTTATCAGCAGGAAGAGTGCAATCTGTTGCGGTTCGTTTAATTGTAGAGAGAGAACGTAGTATTCTTGATTTTAAATCAGAAACACATTATAAGGTTATTGCTCAGTTTGCAAATACCAACGGAAAAACATTTAAAGCAACGATTCCGAAGAATTTTCCTACTAAAAAAACTGCTGAAAATTTCTTAAAATCGTGTGCAAATGCTGATTTTTCTATTGCTGATTTAACTAAAAAACCAGCAAAAAAATCGCCAGCAGCACCATTTACTACATCAACTTTACAGCAAGAGGCTTCTCGTAAATTAGGTTTTCCAGTAGGTAAAACGATGCAAGTTGCACAACGTTTGTACGAAGCAGGTTTAATTACCTATATGAGAACAGATAGTGTTAATTTATCTGATGATGCAAGAAATGCTGCAGAAGAAGAAATAAGTAATTATTACGGAAAAGAATATAGTAAGCAAAGAGTATTCAAGTCGAAAGCAAAAGGTGCACAAGAGGCACATGAGGCTATTCGTCCTACAAATATGAAAATGCATACTATTGATACTGAATATGATCAGAATAGATTATATGATTTAATTTGGAAAAGAACATTAGCCTCTCAAATGAGTGATGCGCAATTAGAGCGTACCAATGTAAAAATAGCCAATTCTGAAAATACAAAAATATTTACCGCAAACGGTGAAATGATTAAGTTTGATGGTTTCTTAAAAGTGTATTTAGAAGGAACAGATAACGAAGAAGAAGAGCAAGCTGGTATGTTACCAAACTTAACTACTGGTGAAAATTTAGCTTATAATTTTATTAATGCAACACAACGTTTTACAAGTCCTCCTTACCGTTTTACAGAAGCATCTTTAGTAAAACAATTAGAAGAATTAGGTATTGGTAGACCATCAACTTATGCACCAACAATTTCTACAGTACAACGAAGAGGTTATGTAGAAAAAGGAGAAAATGAAGGTTTAGAACGAAATTATGAGCAGATGATTCTGTCTAATGGAGTTGTTGAAAGTGATTTATTGACCGAAAAAACAGGTTCAAATAAAAATAAATTAGTTCCTACGGATATTGGAAATATTGTAAATGATTTCTTAGTTGCAAATTTCTCAAATATTTTAGATTTTGGTTTTACAGCAAGAGTTGAAAATTCTTTTGATGATATTTCAGAAGGAGATGAAGATTGGATAGAGATGATTAAAGGTTTTTATATCGATTTTCATAAAACAGTTGAAGATGTAAAAGAAAATGCCGAAAGAGAAAGCGGTGAGCGTATTTTAGGTAAACATCCTGAATCAGGAAAAACAGTTTTAGTTCGTTTAGGAAAGTTTGGACCAATTGCACAAATTGGAGCTCCTGAAGATGAAGAAAAACAATTTGCAAGTTTAAATAAAAATCAAAACTTAGGAACTATAACGATGGAAGAAGCATTAGAATTGTTCTTGCTTCCGAAAACTTTAGGAACTTATGAAGATGAAGAAGTAATTGTTTCTAACGGACGTTTTGGACCTTATATTAAGTTTGGGGCAATGTTTGTTTCTTTAGATAAAGGTGAAAACCCTATGGAAGTAGATTTACCAAGAGCTGAAGAGTTAATCGTAGCAAAGCAAAAAGCAGATGCGCCAATTTATCATTATGAAGAATTACCTGTTCAAAAAGGTGTTGGTCGTTTTGGTCCTTTCTTAAAGTGGAATTCGATATTTATCAATGTTAGTAAAAAATACGATTTTGATAATCTTTCAGATGCTGATATTGTTGAATTAATTGAAGTTAAAAAACAGAAAGAAATTGATAAAGTATTACAGAACTGGGAAGATGTTGAAATTCGAGTAGAAAAAGCACGTTGGGGTCGCTTTAATGTCATCAAAGGAAAAATAAAAGTAGAGATGCCTAAAACTACTGATGTTGAAAAAATGACAAAAGAAGAAGCTATAAAGATAATTGAGGCAAAAACACCTAAAAAGAAAGTAGTAAAAAAGAAAGTGGTGAAAAAGAAATAA
- a CDS encoding co-chaperone GroES, giving the protein MGLKIKPLADRVLIKAADAETTTASGLIIPDNAKEKPQKGTVVAVGKGTKKEPLTVKVGDTVLYGKYAGTDLKHKGKDYLIMRESDIFAII; this is encoded by the coding sequence ATGGGATTAAAAATAAAACCTTTAGCAGACAGAGTTCTTATAAAAGCTGCTGATGCAGAAACAACTACAGCATCTGGACTTATCATTCCTGATAACGCAAAAGAGAAGCCTCAAAAAGGAACTGTTGTTGCAGTAGGAAAAGGAACAAAAAAAGAACCTTTAACTGTTAAAGTTGGTGATACTGTTTTATACGGAAAGTATGCAGGTACTGATTTAAAACACAAAGGAAAAGATTACTTAATTATGAGAGAAAGCGATATTTTCGCAATCATTTAA